A window of the Thermostichus vulcanus str. 'Rupite' genome harbors these coding sequences:
- the pds gene encoding 15-cis-phytoene desaturase: MRVAIAGGGLAGLACAKYLCDAGHQPILFERRDVLGGLVAAWKDADGDWVETGLHNFFGAYPNTLQLFRELGISDRLQWKQHALIFNQPDKPGTYSRFDLPDIPAPWNAIVAILRNNDMLTWAEKVKFAMGLIPAMIRGQEYVEQMDRYSLLEWLQRQGIDERVNTDIFIAVSKALAFINPDEISATVPLTALNRFLQQKDGSKIAYLDGAPPERLCQPMVDYIVARGGEVHLNRALQEIALNSDGSVQGFRFARQDSQGSVPMDITADAYVSALSVDPLKELLPAEWRGIPYFQQLQELEGVPVISLQLWFDRKLTEIDHSLFSRSPLLSVYADMSNTCRAYADPERSMLELVLAPAAEWIERSDEEILSATLEELKKLFPQHLCGPNPAQIRKWVVVKTPRSVYKAIPGRQQYRPTQVTPIPNFFLAGSYTRQPFLGSMEGAILSGKWAAEAISKGIPATKTPTSSTPPTLTASSV, translated from the coding sequence ATGCGCGTTGCCATTGCTGGAGGAGGGCTAGCTGGGCTGGCCTGTGCCAAGTATCTCTGTGATGCCGGGCATCAACCGATCCTCTTCGAACGGCGGGATGTGCTTGGGGGGCTGGTAGCCGCCTGGAAAGATGCCGATGGGGATTGGGTCGAGACGGGGCTGCACAACTTTTTTGGAGCCTATCCCAATACCTTGCAACTGTTTCGGGAGCTGGGCATTTCTGACCGTCTCCAATGGAAGCAACACGCTCTAATCTTTAACCAACCGGACAAGCCAGGCACCTATTCCCGCTTCGATTTGCCGGATATCCCTGCCCCTTGGAACGCCATTGTCGCTATTTTGCGCAACAACGACATGCTCACCTGGGCAGAAAAGGTGAAGTTTGCCATGGGCCTGATCCCAGCCATGATTCGGGGGCAAGAGTATGTGGAGCAGATGGATCGCTACAGCTTGCTGGAATGGTTGCAGCGGCAGGGTATCGACGAACGAGTGAATACCGACATTTTCATCGCCGTTTCCAAGGCGCTCGCCTTTATCAATCCCGACGAAATCTCGGCTACAGTGCCGCTGACCGCTCTCAATCGCTTCCTCCAGCAAAAAGATGGCTCCAAAATTGCCTACCTAGACGGCGCACCACCAGAACGTCTGTGTCAGCCGATGGTGGACTACATTGTGGCCCGTGGTGGCGAAGTGCATCTCAATAGGGCTTTACAGGAGATTGCCCTCAACTCAGATGGGAGCGTGCAAGGATTTCGTTTTGCTCGACAAGATTCACAGGGATCCGTGCCGATGGACATCACTGCCGATGCCTATGTTTCCGCCCTTTCGGTGGATCCACTCAAGGAATTGCTGCCTGCTGAATGGAGAGGGATCCCCTATTTTCAGCAGTTGCAGGAATTGGAAGGGGTGCCGGTGATTAGCCTGCAACTTTGGTTTGACCGCAAGCTGACGGAGATTGATCACTCTTTGTTTTCTCGTTCTCCGCTACTGAGCGTGTACGCCGACATGAGCAATACCTGTCGAGCGTATGCCGACCCAGAACGCTCCATGTTGGAGTTGGTGCTGGCTCCTGCTGCTGAATGGATTGAACGCAGCGATGAGGAGATTCTGTCTGCCACCCTCGAAGAACTGAAAAAGCTCTTCCCGCAACACTTGTGCGGCCCCAACCCGGCTCAAATCCGGAAATGGGTGGTGGTGAAAACACCGCGCTCGGTTTACAAAGCCATTCCCGGCAGACAGCAATACCGCCCTACCCAAGTCACCCCAATTCCCAACTTCTTTTTGGCGGGCAGCTACACCCGGCAACCTTTCCTAGGCAGCATGGAGGGAGCGATTCTCTCCGGCAAATGGGCAGCTGAGGCCATCAGCAAAGGGATCCCGGCGACCAAAACCCCGACATCCTCCACCCCTCCGACACTCACGGCATCCAGCGTTTAA
- a CDS encoding metal-binding protein — MPLGSTHDRITLWTAPTITVAAGLLGNSTTVALAVGSAYLFSGLMFSGDLDTHSRQYQRWLFLRWIWLPYRKWMRHRSLWSHGPILGTAVRVLYLGLWVGGFGLLWAWLGSRLGWWMWQPWVWRSDLWQLLQVHAELLFWIGMGLELGSMNHTLSDWMVSSWKRWRKRRPVRTVSGQLSYRR, encoded by the coding sequence ATGCCGCTGGGATCCACCCACGACCGCATTACCCTCTGGACGGCTCCAACCATCACTGTGGCTGCCGGTTTGCTGGGAAACAGTACCACCGTTGCTTTGGCTGTGGGATCCGCTTATCTGTTCAGTGGCCTGATGTTTTCTGGGGATCTGGATACCCATTCTCGGCAGTATCAACGCTGGCTGTTCTTGCGCTGGATTTGGCTGCCCTACCGCAAGTGGATGCGGCATCGCTCCCTTTGGTCCCATGGGCCGATTCTGGGTACGGCGGTGCGGGTGCTGTACTTGGGCTTGTGGGTAGGGGGGTTTGGGCTTTTGTGGGCTTGGTTGGGATCCCGGTTGGGCTGGTGGATGTGGCAACCTTGGGTGTGGCGCAGCGATCTTTGGCAACTGCTACAAGTGCATGCCGAGCTGCTGTTTTGGATTGGTATGGGCCTAGAACTGGGATCCATGAACCACACCCTCAGCGATTGGATGGTCTCTAGTTGGAAACGCTGGCGCAAACGTCGTCCAGTGCGGACGGTTTCTGGGCAGTTGAGCTACCGCCGCTAG
- the uvrC gene encoding excinuclease ABC subunit UvrC — protein MTAPLIQNRDLLENRLKELPAEPGVYLMRDATDQILYVGKSKKLRSRVRSYFRFTSDLSPRIQRMVMQVCEIEFIVTDNESEALALEDNLIKTHQPPYNVLLKDDKKYPYLCITWSNTYPHLYITRHRRLNQNQDKYYGPYTDVGLLRYTLGLVKRIFPLRQRPKPLYKDRTCLNYDIGRCPGVCQGLISPEDYRKTLSQVAMIFQGQTDELVKELHQKMIQAAEQENYEAAARFRDQIRGLEQLGESQKVSLPNSTVSRDALALAMNDSRACIQLFQVRVGKLVGRLGFIAENQGDDPALILQRVLQEHYQHCDPVEIPSEILTQYELPEQDFLEAWLSQKKGRKVSLVAPQRQSKAELIELVERNAELELTRTQRLADRDAAALERLAEVLDLPEAPRRLEAYDISHIQGSDAVGSQVVFIDGLPAKQYYRRYKIRNPEVRPGRSDDFASHAEVARRRFGKMTPQDQPDLVLIDGGKGQLSAVLAVLADLGLDHLPVIGLAKREEEIFLPGDPTPIRLDPQDPARLLLQRLRDEAHRFAITFHHQQRKVRQQASTLDEIPGLGKHRQKLLLEEFRSIARIQMASVEQLAQVPGIGPKLARQIYLYFHPDSQAESLETVQVG, from the coding sequence ATGACTGCCCCCCTGATCCAAAACCGCGACCTTCTGGAAAACCGCCTCAAAGAGCTTCCTGCCGAACCTGGAGTGTATTTGATGCGGGATGCTACGGATCAGATTCTCTATGTCGGCAAGTCAAAAAAGTTGCGCTCGCGGGTGCGCTCCTACTTCCGGTTTACCAGTGATCTGTCTCCTCGTATTCAGCGCATGGTGATGCAGGTTTGTGAGATTGAATTTATCGTCACGGACAATGAAAGTGAAGCCTTAGCCCTAGAAGATAACCTGATCAAAACCCATCAGCCTCCCTATAATGTTCTTCTCAAAGATGATAAAAAATATCCCTATCTGTGCATTACTTGGTCAAATACTTACCCTCATCTTTATATCACCCGTCACCGTCGCCTCAATCAAAATCAAGACAAATACTATGGCCCCTATACTGACGTGGGCTTGCTGCGCTATACCCTTGGTTTAGTGAAGCGCATTTTTCCGCTGCGGCAACGGCCCAAACCGCTCTATAAAGATCGCACCTGTCTCAACTACGATATCGGGCGCTGTCCGGGGGTATGCCAAGGCTTGATCAGCCCGGAGGACTATCGCAAAACCCTATCCCAGGTGGCAATGATCTTTCAGGGCCAAACCGATGAGCTGGTGAAAGAGTTACACCAGAAAATGATCCAAGCCGCAGAACAAGAAAACTACGAAGCTGCGGCCCGCTTCCGAGATCAAATTCGGGGATTGGAACAACTAGGGGAATCCCAGAAGGTTTCCTTGCCCAACTCCACCGTCAGCCGTGATGCGCTGGCCTTGGCCATGAATGATTCCCGGGCTTGCATTCAACTGTTTCAAGTGCGGGTGGGCAAATTGGTGGGGCGCTTGGGCTTCATTGCCGAAAATCAAGGCGATGACCCGGCGTTGATTTTGCAACGGGTGTTGCAAGAGCACTATCAACACTGCGATCCGGTAGAGATCCCGTCGGAGATTTTGACCCAGTATGAGTTGCCGGAACAGGATTTTTTGGAGGCTTGGTTGAGCCAGAAAAAAGGGCGTAAAGTCAGCCTGGTGGCCCCGCAGCGGCAGAGCAAAGCCGAATTAATCGAGTTGGTGGAACGGAATGCTGAACTGGAACTGACCCGTACCCAACGCTTGGCGGATCGGGATGCGGCGGCTCTGGAACGCTTAGCAGAGGTGCTGGACTTGCCGGAAGCCCCGCGGCGGTTGGAAGCCTACGATATTTCCCACATTCAGGGATCCGATGCCGTGGGCAGTCAGGTGGTGTTCATCGATGGGCTGCCCGCCAAGCAGTATTATCGGCGCTACAAAATTCGCAATCCTGAGGTGCGACCCGGTCGTTCCGATGATTTTGCTAGCCATGCGGAGGTGGCGCGGCGTCGCTTTGGCAAAATGACCCCTCAGGATCAACCGGATCTGGTGCTGATCGATGGGGGCAAGGGGCAACTGTCGGCAGTGCTGGCGGTGCTGGCGGATCTGGGTTTGGATCATCTGCCGGTGATCGGGTTGGCCAAGCGGGAGGAGGAGATCTTCTTGCCGGGGGATCCCACCCCCATCCGTCTGGATCCTCAGGATCCGGCCCGGTTATTGTTGCAACGCCTACGGGATGAAGCCCACCGATTTGCCATTACCTTTCATCATCAGCAGCGGAAGGTTCGTCAACAGGCTTCTACGTTAGATGAAATCCCCGGGCTAGGCAAACATCGACAAAAACTTCTACTGGAGGAGTTCCGCTCCATTGCCCGCATCCAGATGGCTTCGGTGGAACAGTTGGCTCAGGTGCCCGGCATTGGCCCGAAGCTTGCCCGGCAGATTTACCTCTACTTTCACCCCGATTCCCAAGCTGAATCTCTAGAGACAGTACAGGTGGGTTAA
- a CDS encoding pentapeptide repeat-containing protein yields the protein MLHPAQQLLHRYAQGERDFKRLDLSQTGLRGSDLHEINLSGADLSGIRLCEVVLYRAVLVGTTLWEANLRQANLEQANLCRANLRQANLWRAHLSRADLSSARLSGAILGYADLSYSRLEGSHLQGADLQQANLSHADLGEANLRQANLMGADLSYARLTGADLHQADLTGANLQGSLLRGAHLTPETQMAEKWQRVWQILRQDLDARYLVDMDLAGANLHGAYLHSAQMDRANLTATDFSGAILHTTSLQGADLRQARLFQVDLEGSDLRGANLAHADLRGANLRGCHLGGADLSRANLQAADLGQAILRGTTLDAQTQLDSKWRQVWRILNQPRTLWPLPQANLTDAYLRRACLRLANLAGADLRASDLREADLEEANLSQTDLRGTNLRGANLSGAHLQGSLFDEYTIL from the coding sequence ATGCTCCATCCAGCCCAGCAACTGCTGCATCGCTATGCCCAGGGGGAGCGAGATTTCAAGCGATTGGACTTGAGCCAGACAGGGTTGCGGGGATCCGATCTGCACGAAATTAACCTGAGCGGAGCCGATCTCTCAGGGATCCGTCTGTGTGAGGTTGTGCTCTACCGGGCGGTTTTGGTGGGAACCACCCTCTGGGAAGCCAACCTGCGCCAGGCCAACCTGGAACAGGCCAATCTCTGTCGAGCCAACCTCCGTCAGGCCAACCTGTGGCGAGCCCATTTGAGTCGGGCTGATTTGAGCAGTGCCCGCTTGAGCGGAGCCATTCTTGGCTATGCCGATCTCAGCTACAGCCGCCTGGAGGGATCCCATCTGCAGGGAGCAGATTTACAGCAGGCTAACCTCAGCCATGCCGATTTGGGCGAAGCCAATTTGCGCCAGGCCAATCTCATGGGGGCCGATCTCAGCTATGCCCGCCTCACTGGCGCCGATTTGCACCAAGCTGATTTGACGGGAGCGAATTTACAGGGATCCCTGCTGCGGGGTGCTCACCTCACCCCAGAAACCCAAATGGCCGAGAAATGGCAACGGGTATGGCAAATCCTTAGGCAGGATCTGGATGCCCGATACCTGGTGGATATGGATTTGGCGGGTGCAAACCTACACGGAGCTTATCTTCACTCTGCCCAGATGGATCGGGCCAACCTCACCGCCACAGACTTCAGCGGAGCGATTCTCCACACCACCTCCTTACAAGGGGCTGACCTACGACAAGCTCGTCTGTTTCAAGTGGATCTAGAGGGATCCGATCTGCGTGGAGCCAACCTCGCCCATGCCGATTTGCGCGGCGCTAACCTACGCGGCTGTCACCTAGGAGGAGCCGATCTGAGCAGAGCCAATCTGCAGGCGGCTGACCTGGGACAAGCCATTTTGCGGGGAACCACCCTTGATGCTCAAACCCAGCTGGACAGCAAATGGAGGCAGGTCTGGCGCATTCTCAACCAACCGCGTACCCTCTGGCCGTTGCCCCAAGCCAATCTCACGGATGCCTATTTACGCCGTGCCTGTTTGCGGCTAGCCAATCTCGCGGGGGCAGATCTGCGGGCCAGTGACCTACGGGAGGCAGATTTAGAGGAGGCCAATTTGAGCCAGACTGACCTACGGGGTACCAATTTGCGGGGAGCCAACCTGAGTGGGGCACATTTGCAGGGATCCCTGTTCGATGAGTACACCATTCTTTAG
- a CDS encoding thiol-disulfide oxidoreductase DCC family protein, translating to MRYLVIFDGLCNLCANGVKVLEHLDRGQRFCYAPMQDASTLAEWGIQPADVELGMILIDLEQSNQRWQGAAAAEQIAALLPGGDLWLSLYRGIPGLKPLANQGYAQIRDHRYKWFGRRDTLYPSAYPVCGRCQGRDPVATPD from the coding sequence ATGCGGTATTTGGTCATTTTTGATGGGCTGTGCAACCTCTGCGCCAACGGGGTCAAGGTGTTGGAACACCTGGATCGCGGGCAACGGTTTTGTTACGCTCCCATGCAAGATGCGTCTACCCTGGCGGAATGGGGGATCCAACCGGCAGACGTTGAGCTGGGCATGATTCTGATCGACTTGGAACAGTCCAATCAACGCTGGCAGGGAGCCGCAGCTGCCGAACAGATCGCCGCCCTCCTGCCCGGTGGAGACCTGTGGCTGAGCTTGTACCGTGGCATCCCGGGCCTGAAACCCTTGGCGAATCAAGGGTACGCCCAAATCCGCGATCACCGTTACAAGTGGTTTGGTCGCCGCGATACCCTTTACCCATCTGCCTACCCCGTCTGTGGTCGCTGTCAGGGGCGGGATCCGGTTGCCACCCCAGACTAA
- the def gene encoding peptide deformylase, translated as MTLRLRQIGDPILTQVAEPVSHFRDPDLHRLIESMLSTLKDSNGVGLAAPQVGSLLQVLIVASRPNPRYPDAPQMQPLVMINPQLLAASSEQVLGWEGCLSVPDRRGLVARSREVEVEYYTPQGSRQRVVWQDFPARIFQHEYDHLIGRVFLQRHPQQLLSEAEYQAQILGQPVTVA; from the coding sequence ATGACCTTGCGCCTACGCCAAATTGGGGATCCCATCCTGACTCAGGTGGCGGAGCCAGTGAGTCACTTTCGCGATCCGGATTTGCACCGCCTAATCGAGAGTATGTTGAGCACCTTGAAGGACTCCAATGGGGTGGGGTTAGCCGCTCCTCAGGTGGGATCCCTGCTGCAGGTGCTGATTGTCGCCTCTCGTCCCAATCCCCGTTATCCTGATGCCCCGCAGATGCAGCCTTTGGTGATGATCAATCCGCAGCTGCTGGCGGCTAGCTCTGAACAGGTGCTGGGGTGGGAAGGCTGTTTGAGTGTACCGGATCGGCGCGGGTTGGTGGCCCGCTCGCGGGAGGTGGAGGTGGAGTATTACACGCCGCAGGGATCCCGGCAGAGGGTGGTTTGGCAGGACTTCCCCGCGCGGATTTTCCAGCATGAATACGATCATCTGATCGGTCGAGTGTTTTTGCAGCGACATCCACAGCAATTGCTCTCGGAAGCCGAGTATCAAGCACAAATTTTGGGACAACCCGTAACGGTTGCTTGA
- the purF gene encoding amidophosphoribosyltransferase: MTVRAGAELSPKWGGQVQPAELGDSGDIKEGPKEACGVFGTLAPGENVAKLAYFGLFALQHRGQESAGIATFEGEFCRVHKAMGLVSQVFDEVNLAQLTGELVVGHTRYSTTGSSRIANAQPVIVETRLGPLALAHNGNLVNAEQLRQELEAEDRHLVSSTDSECIAHAIAQAVNQGQDWLGATRQALQRCQGAFSLVIGTPEGLIGARDPHGVRPLVLGLLSNNPALDDLLPREIICSDGTLSHPEADPLHYVLASETCALDIIGADYLRQVEPGELVWITRQGLQTQRWAEATPKLCIFEMIYFARPDSWMQEESLYSYRVRLGEQLAKEAPAEVDWVMSVPDSGTPAAIGFSRQLGIPYTEGLIKNRYVGRTFIQPTQSMRERGIRMKLNPLDDVLRGKRVVIVDDSIVRGTTSQKIVKALRQAGATEVHMRISSPPVTHPCFYGIDTDTQDQLIAAHHSVEEIAQKIGVDSLAYLSWEGMLAATGKDPSSFCSACFTGNYPIPIPEGLKRSKLVLELAAAGKDR, from the coding sequence ATGACAGTAAGGGCAGGAGCAGAACTATCTCCCAAATGGGGAGGGCAAGTGCAGCCTGCTGAGTTAGGGGATAGCGGGGATATCAAGGAAGGGCCGAAGGAAGCGTGTGGGGTGTTTGGTACCTTAGCCCCAGGGGAAAATGTGGCCAAGCTAGCTTATTTTGGCTTGTTCGCCCTGCAGCATCGTGGCCAGGAATCGGCTGGGATCGCCACATTTGAGGGGGAATTTTGCCGAGTTCACAAGGCGATGGGCTTGGTTTCCCAGGTGTTTGATGAAGTGAATCTGGCCCAACTGACGGGGGAGTTGGTGGTCGGCCATACCCGCTATTCCACCACGGGATCCAGTCGTATTGCCAATGCCCAGCCGGTGATCGTCGAAACCCGTTTGGGGCCTTTGGCTTTGGCCCACAATGGCAATTTGGTGAATGCCGAGCAACTGCGGCAAGAACTGGAGGCTGAGGATCGGCATTTGGTGAGCAGCACCGACTCTGAATGTATCGCCCATGCCATTGCCCAAGCCGTCAACCAAGGACAAGACTGGCTTGGGGCCACCCGTCAGGCTTTGCAACGGTGCCAGGGCGCCTTTAGCCTGGTGATCGGTACCCCGGAAGGGTTGATCGGGGCACGGGATCCCCATGGGGTGCGTCCTTTGGTACTGGGCCTGTTGAGCAATAACCCCGCCCTCGATGACCTGTTGCCACGAGAGATCATCTGTAGCGACGGTACCCTCAGTCACCCAGAGGCGGATCCCCTGCACTATGTTCTGGCCTCCGAAACCTGTGCTCTCGATATTATTGGGGCCGACTATCTGCGGCAGGTGGAGCCGGGGGAACTGGTGTGGATTACCCGACAGGGGCTGCAAACCCAACGCTGGGCGGAAGCAACTCCCAAGCTTTGCATTTTTGAGATGATCTACTTTGCCCGCCCCGATAGCTGGATGCAGGAGGAGAGCCTCTATTCCTACCGGGTGCGCCTGGGGGAACAACTGGCCAAGGAAGCTCCGGCAGAGGTGGACTGGGTAATGTCGGTGCCCGATTCCGGCACGCCGGCAGCGATTGGTTTTTCTCGTCAACTGGGGATCCCCTACACCGAAGGGTTGATCAAAAATCGCTATGTGGGCCGCACCTTCATTCAACCGACACAATCGATGCGGGAGCGGGGCATTCGCATGAAACTCAACCCGTTAGACGATGTGTTGCGGGGGAAGCGGGTGGTGATCGTGGATGACTCGATTGTGCGGGGTACCACCAGCCAGAAAATTGTCAAAGCCTTGCGCCAGGCGGGGGCCACAGAGGTGCATATGCGCATTTCCAGCCCTCCGGTCACCCACCCTTGCTTCTACGGCATTGATACAGATACCCAAGATCAGCTGATTGCCGCCCACCATTCTGTAGAAGAGATTGCCCAGAAGATTGGTGTGGATTCTTTGGCCTACTTAAGCTGGGAAGGCATGCTGGCCGCTACCGGAAAGGATCCCAGTTCCTTTTGTTCCGCTTGCTTTACCGGCAACTATCCGATCCCGATTCCGGAAGGACTCAAACGCTCGAAGCTGGTGCTGGAACTGGCCGCTGCTGGCAAAGACCGCTAG